The Scomber japonicus isolate fScoJap1 chromosome 21, fScoJap1.pri, whole genome shotgun sequence region ctctctctctctctccctcactagACTGTCTTGGCTTTGCTGCGGACGTTCTCCTCCTGCGTGTAGGCTACATAGACTGAATCAAAgcgaggagaaagggaggggtgaAGGGGGTaggttattatatttatttatttatttttaggagaCACCGAGTCAGGGAGCTTTCTCACTTGGATGACAAACGCACTCCGCCCTCTTCCGACCACAACAAGCATTAAGTAGGCCTATAAAAGCCACGAAGAGACACATCAGGAGCTGTGCACTCTCGGAGCCCGTCTTCTTCATCATCTCATAGGGCTCCAGAAGCGCCATTGATCCGCGTATGGCCGCTTCTTCTGTCAATCACTGCGTATAGTGTTTGGTGGAGCTGTGAGGGAGCTGTCCGGTGCTGAAACAGATCAAGTGTATAAGCTTTGACTGATTTGATCGAAATCGAGAAGTTGGATATGGATTAAATTGATCGATATTTCCTCTCACCTTGGCAATCAAGAGTcgtagtttttttttcttcttctggtgaTCAATGTCAAAGAAAAGCTTAATTACAACTACCTTTATTTAAAGttgcaaaactaaaaaaactgagatgacagagagaagagggaaatTGCATGCCAATCTATTCCTGACAGTACAGTATCATCCTGAATAGTTTTTTcatgtatctatatatccatttgttatatttttgttgttctcTTATATTTTCGATACTTTCATGCACACTTTCTACAAATCATAATCCTAAATGCAATGTGTTCTCCACAATTATATACTGTAAGATAAACTTCTTGTCAACTGTATCTTGGGCAGTTTAGGGGCCATATTTATAGTCTCTATGGTGATATGGATGGGAATGTGACCAATAGTGAATGGATACCgatgtccacatacttttgcaCAGTTTACATGAAGAGTGAAGGCAAGAAGTATATTAATGCTCATGAGTTTTGAATGATGTTCAACAGCCACATATGTGTAAGGTCCAGGTGTACACATACTTTGGGCCTTAAAGTGtacactgtaaaacatcatAGAGCAGAAGCAACTCATCTTTGGTCAATAACTCCACTtgaatatataattaatttcaAGTTAATTGAACTTATAAtttcttgttttcattttcagactaTTTCAGACAGTTGAATGAATGTATACTGAGAGAGTATTTAAAGAGACATATTTAGCATATTTGCAGACTTCATGGATGTATTGTTTCAGAGTTAAAACTCTCAGAAACTCTTCTTTTTGTAGTGTGAAGAAAACATACAAGGATGGAAATATGCTGTGTGACTTTATTATCCTACATGTTTAAGACAAGTCATTGTTGTTTCTTTACTTAATCACGTAAACCATGATTAAAGTTAGCATAAAATTCAGTCCTGTgcacttataataataataattttggaTGTAACTGACCAATTGTTGAGTCAACTGAAGTTTATCGAAAATTAAGTTAACTTGACTTATTGAGATTTCCATTTTCACAACTCATAAGACAACTTTGAACTATTTCTTCAAATTAAGTTGAgttaattcacatttttatggCAGCAGTGGGTcgtttctaagtgagtgagttTCTTTTCTGATTCATGAAATACTGTCCAACAGAAACAGCTCAGCGGCAAACCTCGCCTTTCATCTTTACACGTGTTTTCCTATACCGACTGGGCTTGATGGCACTGTGGGAATTCAGTGATGTCTTCCCTTCAACCTAGATATGTTACTAATCAATAAACTAATTTATTGTTGAGGCAAGCTGTGGCTGCTCCATGTGTTAGCCGAGCAAATTACACAGAAAGAGGATCTGATCTATTTCGCTAACTCTGTACTTCATCACCAATccatcagtctctctctctttcttattaGATCAAGTTCTTAGGttgttcttcctttttctctcctatGTGTAGGGGCATGTCACGTCACGCTGTGTGGCCTAGAGGCATCCTGTCCTGGAAAGAGGATGAAGGGAAGACAGGCATGACGGAGGGTGACAGAACTGGGAGCTAGTCTGCAATGCTGGGCCATCAGGATTGGTAAAACATGAAGACCTGCTAAGTTTCTTGACCAacctacactgtaaaaaatgtaatttgggAGGAAATGGTCTGTATTATTTTACAGATGAGTATGTTAcagaatataatattttttaaaggtaattTATTGTATTCGTACAGATTCAAATGTAATTTTACATCAAATGTGGGgtcatattttacataattcCTGGACTACACAAGATTTAACAAATATTTCTCAATGAGATATTCTATTTAAAAACTTACAACACAACATTCAACTTCAATACTTGACACTATAATACTGTACTCTGAATGTTACTGTGAAATCAATACAGTGTGGATGTTACTATGGCATTTGAATTTTAACCTACACAATTGTTGATTACCTCACTAATCAGGGTTTTCTGTCTGGCATCGTATATAATTTGACCCTGCAATTCAATTTTGATTAACAGTTTATCATATGTGTGTTGTAAGCACACAAAGATAGGGTGACTAAGCTTAATGCTCCCCCGGTAAGTGCATCCCGTTTAAATTACATTAACAACATGCAAGaactcatttcattcattctgcCAAAAATTGCATGTCCCTGTGACCCTGGgagctgtgttgtcatgttgTGTAGGGTATCAGCCTGGAAACTTTGCTGCCAGTCttattaaccttttttttactgtctacTTTTGAagtgtacatacagtactgtacagcTGCATCCAAGTCTTGAAACTTTGATTTCTGCAAGCCCTAGACAGCAATTCCACTATGCAGAAAATAATTGtggaaaaactgattttaaatgcAGCTTGCATTTCCCTCCTATCTATTTCTGTCTGAGGGAATTCATAAGTCATGGTGCTAAAAGAGTGGACTGTATTTTTCCCACTGTTGGAAAAGCAGCTAGTTTTAATTTAGTCAGTCTACTTTTCAAGTCCAGAGCCTCATGGGAATAGAGCTGTGTGGCAGTAGCTATCACATGCACTGAAATCACATGTGTCTGAgcttattattaataaaatatgccTGTGTAAATTGAAGGCGGCTCTGTCTGTTGCTATGTATTGTATTCAAAGTCATCTCTCTATGCTGTTGCTGTTTAGGCTATATCTTAAGGTCCTATACAACAAATTCTTCATCTAATAGAGCAATTTATTGGGGACCAGGCAAACTAACATCCACTTATTTCATCAAGAAAGGTTTCAAATATTGGTGAAAAATATGATTCTTAGCTAAATGCTTCAGAGGACAAAAATTAAATCAgtaaaaaagactaaaacatcAGTCAgaatgaaggtgatgatgattatgGCAGACATATCACCTTCTTTGGAGGTGTGAGCCATCTGCGTGGGTTCTGAGTGTTAATGTGCTGCCAGTTGGAGACTAAAATGAATATGTTATCAATGCCAATTCCATCAAATGACAAATTGCACTGCAGATTTTTTTGGATAATGTGACATCTGAACGGTACAAATCTAATAACATCttcaaaaacaggaagaagataacatttcaacattttccaTAGTAGACTATAACTTTTAGGATTGTTGATATGATTACAGTAAGTGTTGTGGCAGATTTGAGCTTCATGGTGTTACAACCTTTGAAACCATGACTACTGGACTTTAGgggcaacaacaacagcagccacACATATGACTGTGATATTGTCAAAAGGACAAATTCTGCAGTGAGGCACCATATCATGTTTAGGttgattaacctttaaaaacatCCCACAATATAGTTAACCAAAAATGGTATAAAGATGATGTGTTGGATTTCTTTGGTACAACTTAAGCATGATCTTTAAAGGGTTGCattgtgatgtgttttattctttacCATTAAGTCCAATAATGAAACAGTAAAGAGTACAAAGAATAAATGactttacattatatttttctAATAGGGCCCTGCTCCATGGTGGCTCACTGGGCCACTTAATGGTACTCAGTATGTAATTAACAACACCTGTGAATATGTGACTTTCTGCAAACCAAGAGCACACAAAGTAGGCAAACAAttcaatatgaaaaaaataactttattataaaaacaaacGGTAAACACAGCTCCAATGcaatgcatgtatgtatgtttctGGAGACCTaaactaaatataattaaattatccatcaatttttttttccagtagCCTACAGTTACAATACTTCAACAGTGGTCATAATTTGCTGACATGAAAAGTCTCGTTTTTacttgtttcttttaaatttttCTCTGATCTAcatgtaaataatgtcagaaTTACTGGAGTGAAAACGATGCCGTGAACCATCCCAAATAACATgaccagaaaaaaaatcttaaaaaaggTTCTGAAGGTGTGAAAACCAGATACGGCCAACGCTGACACTCCCAATATGGTGGACAAGCCCCCTTGAAGTATCGGATAGCCTAGATTGGAGAGCGCTTCCACCGCCTTGTCGTCAGGGTCGGATTTCTTGCTGGAGACAAAGGCACAAGTCACGTGAGCAGAGAAATCGACAGTGAAGCCAATGCAGACCGTAAAGACTATCATGGATATGGAATCAAGAGTGACATTCCATAGCGCCATGAAACCAGTCACCCCTGCCGTCACTGAACCGATCGAAAGAGTCACCCATAATGAACAGAGGGGGTTTGGAAtcagcagcagagagatgaCCAACATGGCAGCTGTGAACACAATGACGTTCTTGATCGTGCTACTGATTACTACACCGTACTGGTCAAAGAAGATGAATTCTctgttataaaataataaagacgCGGCACGGCATCTTTCTGCAGTGGTTTTAAGACCGTTAAGCATTTGCACTTCCATACTGGCGTTGGCCATATCAACAGTCTGAATGAAAAACCGGGATGCGTAAATGGCATTTGCAGTGAGGTTCACATCTTgtttgaaaaaaggaaataaatcaaaaaattCAGGAAGGTTTTTGAGAAAAACATCCTTATCATCAAGGTTTAAATGTCTTTCTTGTCCATATAACAAGTAAGAGTGCAACCAAGATATATAGACATCCTCATCTACAAAAGGAAGCCTTTTAAAGTTACCAATGCATGCCTGAAGTTGGTTTCTCTTGGTCTTATCCCAATATGGAAATTCCTCATTTACAATAATCATCACAGTTGGACCGTAATCAGTAAAATACTCCCTATCCTTCAAATTAAATCTCGTGACATGGGAGTTATCAGCTGCCAGATCATGAAGCTCAATCCCCTGTTGTACTTGGGTACATCCATAAATACTAGCAGCTAGATATACCACATACAGGAAGATTACACCTCCCTTGACCCACGGTTTGTTCAAAAATGGGCCAAAGTAATCCTTGAAGAAATTACTAGCTGGTTGCTTCTTCTCTGCACCAGTGTGCTTATCATAGTCGCCTCCCACACAGCAGATGTTATAAATCTTAGGATGAGAGGGAGAATTGTCTGATGGTATTTTCATGCAGGTCAACCAATGCCTGTTGCTGGCTTCTCTCCTCCCGTTCAGAGCGAGGAAGGCTCCAAAGAAGGTGATTGTGTAGATGTAACAGAATATGATGGAGGTGCCGGTGTACAGGCAGAACGACTGCACTGATGGAAAGTCGGACATAAAGCCTATGAAGAACTTGAAGACGTCGGTCAGGGCGGTGATGGTGATGGACATGACAGCTTCTTTATAAGAGTGAGCCATCCGCTTCGGCACTGGGTCATTGACATTGGTGTGCTGCCAGTCAGACACCAGTATGAACATGTTGTTGAGGCcgattcctgaaaaaaaaattattggTGGTGTAAAATTACCTACAGTTTTGATGTCCAGGCACTTAATTTGAgacattaaacattttacaaGATTTTAagtgtaaaacataaaatgctcCAAAAAAATCCAGAATTGCTAGAGTTGGATCTCTCTAAAGGTATTTATGAATCAgttaaaataatgatgtgtGGTTAACAATTCAGAACTCTGCAAAATATGGTATCTGaacttttactttaaaacaGAAACTTATAGATGTTGCACTCCAAACAATGAAGCAAAAAGGCAgagggtgtgttttttttctcaccaagTATAAGGAAAGGACAGTTTGCAACTGTGATAACAAAAGGCACCCCAAAGTAAAGCAGCAAGCCGAAAGAGGAGAGAATAGCCAGGCCAGAGGACAGGACCCCAAAGACAGCAACCCACAGCTTGTTCCTCACATTGTCCGTTCTGTCGAGGCAGTAAAGACAGCAAAGTTAGCAGTCAGGCATTGACTATATTTCCAAATGTCTGTACCATTAGTACGAAAACTGAAGtgtaaaagcagcagcagcagtgactgTCAGGCAACCAGAGGACATTCAAAGAAGTCACTGCAGATAACTTAGAGACAGAGCTGGGTTAGTTATTGCTCAATGCTTCCAGTATTGGCTAAGATTGACTTTCTTGTAATTTTTCCTCTTTATCACTGTATGTCAAgtgttcctgttattttgtccactccctTCAACACTATAACTGCTGCAGACATAATATAATATctcaaaaataacagaaaaactaaacacagatatgaataaagataaaaacataacacatttatattgcAATAAACCTGCACAACACAGTAATGCTAAAATGGTTATTATGACTACTTGTGGCCTTTATGTGGCTTCCCTGTGTTAGTCACACTGATAAACAGCAGCGTGTCCTGGACTTGGCCTGCAGTCAGAAAATCGCTGGTTGTGTGACAGTCACTGATTACTTCTTACCTCAGGCAGGATATCACCGAAAAGGTGATAGCACTGGCATAAGTGATGAGGAATAAAGGGAAGCCATCTGTGGTGTGACTGTCAATCTCCTCCTGCTTGGATTTGGAGGTGTAGTAAGACACCTACAATAGTGTACAACAGAAAGGAAGCCAACATGAGCTCTTCACTCAGAAAGCAGTGTTTACACATGGATGTCACGACAGCAATAAAGCCGCTGTGACAGCGCAGCTTGAATTTCAGGACAAAGCAGTGTGTCTTCAACCTTGCCAACCACATTATATGAGAAGGAAGTGTAAAGATAAAGCAGGAGCAGTCAGGCTGTTACTAATATGTTTAGCGAATGCATTGGCACGCTTTTTTGTATCACCTTAAAAGTATTTACTGAGCAAATGCTTTTCCTATCTCAAAAGCAATATCTCAGTACAGCGGTGTCAGGTATGAATCAAAGTGCACCTTTGTTTACTTTTCAGATATTGTCCATTTTATGGCAGTCAGTGCACTCAAGGAGTAATTCTGTCATGATTTATTAGACTCTATTTCAGCTATTGCACAATCTACTTCATCTGTTTCCGTTAAGTGACTTCCTACAATTTCCTCAATGACTTTTTAAACACCTGAATATATAGTATAAATGTGTAGATATCATTAAAGACAATATTGTCATATCCTTTATGTTGTTCCTGAAAATGTGGAGTTTTAATACAAATACAGACAAATTAAGTCTGATATGGATATCTGTAGccttttgttttagttttttttaaacataaattagtgaagaaaatgtgtttctccactagaattatatttattgattgCAGAGAGGGAACTGAAACAACCTTGAGACCATTACGTGCTGTAGGAAGATATAATTTAGATATAAAGTACAACTAGACATCATTAGAATAATTTAACCTCAACTTATATCGGACTCAAAGTCCACATTTGCACGCTTTTATGATGAAAACAGTTACTAATAAGTCTTGTGGCAGCATTGCATTACTGTCCAGTGAAGCTACTGTGATGCAAGTGGAAAAAATGGTATGTCTTtacactatattatattattaatccCTGTCTAGGAAGAAGTTCTTGATGCTAAATAACtcaaaaatgatgataaactgaCAGTTCCCTGTGATACAGTTATTACAAATTGATCAATAAACAACACAATCATTTCATAAATCCAACTCTCTCTGCAATTTGAGGTGTGGaattgttttaaagtgtttcaaGCCTGTTTCCATTGGTGCAACTTCATGGGAGCTGTAGTGTTATACAAATATATTAGTTAAAACATGGTGAGGTTAAAATCTTACTACATTAATAAACGTTTTGGCTTTGAAAATGCCCAGAAAACTGAGTGTCAATGCAAGGTTACAACATTTCAAGACAATATTAGTAGCAATGTGGTACATACGTCAATGTATTTGTCCTCCGTCTCAGTTGATAAGAGCGCTTTGAATGCTCTCAGCCATAATTTGGAGGATTCAGCCAGGCTTTCCTTACTCTCTAAGTAGTAGAAGAGTTTTACAGCCTGAGCACTTATGACTGAGTTGTTGGCATCTGTAATAACTCCACCTAGCACAGAACCCAGAAAGGCCAAATTGGATCCGTATGTATGTTCTGGGTAGATGATCTTGGTGCTTTGGTCGGTTTCATTAGCCCTAATAATGTCTAGGATGACATTTGAGACGCATTCTCCATTGGCTTTGACACATAACTCATTGAATCCTAGTCTCCCATTGTCCACAGTGATGTTAAGTATCTCATCGTTGAGTCTGAGGATGTCCTCAAAGGCAGGATTTGCTAGTATATTAGAGCCGTCAGTCGGCACGGCAATGATGGATGCAAAGTTGCCGTTGTCATATAGCCTGTCTTCTGAAAACACTGAGTCATTGTTAGGAAAGTTTTCCCGGACAAAAGCTCTCGCTGTCTTCGAGGGTCCTTTCCTGGGTGTGAATTGCCGTTCAAGGTCATTGTCCTCCCTGTCTTTGAGAAAAGTGAAGCCTCCGCCAAGTGCTGCCGAGAGTATAAGAGGaatcaccaaaaaaaagaaaggatgagaGCCAACGGACGATCCAAGTTTTTCAAATAGGCCTGACAGAGGCTTTGCAAGACAGTCTGTGCGTCTCCAGCCCATCTTCAAACATCTGTCAGCACATATGAGGAAGGCTTGCATCCTTTTAAAGGCAGCTCCTTACACACCTAGTTTTTGGAAGTCCAATTCAGTtcagtaattacagtaattttTTGCCAGGTCCTTATTACTGGAAAGACACACATGACTTATTTGGTAATCTCATACTTTATAGAGGCTGTAAAAGGGAAAAGATAGGGAAGACGCTGCAGACAATAAATAAAGGAGAAGACAATTCAAAAGAACAGCTTCTAAGGAAATAGGTGAGGTAACCTTTTCCAGAGACATTGTCTTTACTGGCAGAGAATTACGGGCAAAGGCAtcagagtttgttttttatgaccTAAGTGTTCAAAGATGCCccataatcaaatacagtaaCTATCAACTAAATCACTATGACCAATCAGATTGCCAAATTACACGTGGCCAGTTGATTGGTataatttatgaaataattatattagCCTACTGTAAGACAgtggtgaaaaaaaacatggcaataaagatataaagatTGTTATTGcatggtgtgtttgtttctgatgTTGGCGATTAAAGTCCAAGTGCTGTGAACTGTAAATGAACGTAACTTTGTAGTCAAACATTGTggtaaatatcattattttcattcaaatcCTCCTCAAAAAGAGCTGTAGcattaaaagatattaaaaaattGCTCTCGTAATCAGGGGCACCACCGAAAAACTTCCGGAAATATTTATTGGTTTTTGATTaaccaataaatcaataaatcataatattgAATGAACCAATACATTTCtcaatcagtcaaatatctaaagtttaTGGCTCTATGGCTCAATAgacctgtatcacttcaaagaatagacatacgcCATTGActgagttttatggattttattaactccacactactaataaatgacgtataaatgaatataatgatgcaatgcaatatgaattcaacagaTTACTCAATATGacgacatgaatgaaagataatggtgaatgattaatttaaatgaaggatatgtaagtatatggaaactaagaaaacttgtaagtttgactgacttttacttttaaagaaaaattgAATTAC contains the following coding sequences:
- the LOC128382591 gene encoding patched domain-containing protein 3-like; the encoded protein is MGWRRTDCLAKPLSGLFEKLGSSVGSHPFFFLVIPLILSAALGGGFTFLKDREDNDLERQFTPRKGPSKTARAFVRENFPNNDSVFSEDRLYDNGNFASIIAVPTDGSNILANPAFEDILRLNDEILNITVDNGRLGFNELCVKANGECVSNVILDIIRANETDQSTKIIYPEHTYGSNLAFLGSVLGGVITDANNSVISAQAVKLFYYLESKESLAESSKLWLRAFKALLSTETEDKYIDVSYYTSKSKQEEIDSHTTDGFPLFLITYASAITFSVISCLRTDNVRNKLWVAVFGVLSSGLAILSSFGLLLYFGVPFVITVANCPFLILGIGLNNMFILVSDWQHTNVNDPVPKRMAHSYKEAVMSITITALTDVFKFFIGFMSDFPSVQSFCLYTGTSIIFCYIYTITFFGAFLALNGRREASNRHWLTCMKIPSDNSPSHPKIYNICCVGGDYDKHTGAEKKQPASNFFKDYFGPFLNKPWVKGGVIFLYVVYLAASIYGCTQVQQGIELHDLAADNSHVTRFNLKDREYFTDYGPTVMIIVNEEFPYWDKTKRNQLQACIGNFKRLPFVDEDVYISWLHSYLLYGQERHLNLDDKDVFLKNLPEFFDLFPFFKQDVNLTANAIYASRFFIQTVDMANASMEVQMLNGLKTTAERCRAASLLFYNREFIFFDQYGVVISSTIKNVIVFTAAMLVISLLLIPNPLCSLWVTLSIGSVTAGVTGFMALWNVTLDSISMIVFTVCIGFTVDFSAHVTCAFVSSKKSDPDDKAVEALSNLGYPILQGGLSTILGVSALAVSGFHTFRTFFKIFFLVMLFGMVHGIVFTPVILTLFTCRSEKNLKETSKNETFHVSKL